In the Nitrospira sp. genome, GCACCGGAAAGCGATGGATGAAAAGGCCGCTGCGCTTCGCGTGAAAATAGGCGTACAGGTCGAGAGAGAAATCGTTTGGCGGATGTTTCCAGGTCTCGTAAAACCTCCGACTGAAGAGCGTCGGTTGGGCGTTGATATCCCATAGCGGGCGCCGAAGCAGAACCGACTCAAAGAGACTCATCCCGACGGTAAAAGCCTGATCACTGATGGGTCGGCCATATCGACGCCCCTTCACAAAGATGTCATCTCCGAATCTGTCGAAATAGGTCCGCCCGTGTTGGGCATCGAATGGATCCGTCTGCAGGTCGGCATGAGTCCATCCCAGAATGTGTCCATTAGCGACCTGCAGTCCACTTAGAATTCCGAATCCATACCCCTTGTTCTGTTCGACTCGGATCGTCCTGCAGCGGGGGTGTCGTGGTATCAATTCACGAAGGATCATCGGGCTCTCATCGGTGGAACCATTGTCGACCAGAATGACCTCAATATGCTCCGTCTCAACCAGTCGCACACAGCGCTTGAGAAGCTCAGGCAGGTTACCCGCTTCGTTGTAACAT is a window encoding:
- a CDS encoding glycosyltransferase family 2 protein is translated as MELSLIIPCYNEAGNLPELLKRCVRLVETEHIEVILVDNGSTDESPMILRELIPRHPRCRTIRVEQNKGYGFGILSGLQVANGHILGWTHADLQTDPFDAQHGRTYFDRFGDDIFVKGRRYGRPISDQAFTVGMSLFESVLLRRPLWDINAQPTLFSRRFYETWKHPPNDFSLDLYAYFHAKRSGLFIHRFPVRFEKRGHGMSHWNVNWRAKRKFIARTVLYSVQLKKTVGA